A single Notoacmeibacter ruber DNA region contains:
- a CDS encoding TetR family transcriptional regulator C-terminal domain-containing protein encodes MTQGKRSAPEGESQTRIQSQNRQVILRAAREVFALHGLRGARLDEIAARAKMSKPNLLYYFGRKQDMYVAVLEEVLRDWLMPLDALNPDGEPVEELGRYITAKMALSAEQPDASRLFAGEILAGAPHIRGFLERDLRQLVERKAGTIRRWVEEGRLAPVDPYHLIFTIWATTQHYADFDVQIRAVLGRQVSDPAFHERAAQAVLDVILKGVAPR; translated from the coding sequence TTGACGCAAGGAAAACGCTCAGCGCCGGAGGGAGAAAGTCAGACTCGTATCCAGAGCCAGAACCGGCAGGTGATCCTCCGCGCTGCGCGCGAGGTCTTCGCCCTTCACGGGCTTCGCGGTGCAAGGCTGGATGAGATCGCTGCGCGGGCGAAAATGAGCAAGCCGAACCTTCTCTATTATTTCGGACGCAAGCAGGACATGTATGTCGCCGTACTGGAAGAGGTTCTGAGAGACTGGCTGATGCCGCTCGATGCGCTGAACCCGGATGGCGAACCGGTGGAAGAGCTAGGTCGCTATATCACGGCAAAAATGGCGCTCTCCGCCGAGCAGCCGGACGCCTCCCGCCTGTTCGCCGGCGAAATTCTGGCGGGCGCGCCTCACATTCGCGGGTTTCTCGAGCGGGACCTGCGGCAATTGGTGGAGCGCAAGGCGGGAACAATTCGTCGATGGGTGGAGGAGGGGCGGTTGGCACCGGTCGATCCCTATCATCTGATCTTCACCATATGGGCCACCACGCAGCACTATGCGGATTTCGACGTGCAAATCCGCGCTGTGCTGGGCCGTCAGGTCAGCGACCCGGCTTTTCACGAACGGGCCGCGCAGGCCGTCCTCGATGTTATCCTGAAGGGCGTCGCACCGCGTTGA
- a CDS encoding GGDEF domain-containing protein — protein sequence MNSLHGAPPKITVGDQRYRLDRWLRLPQSVVPQFEKEYGAERVAHLRKTVLLGLLLYNCYNLVDHILLPDIGWIAPALRSLVLTSAGFLIFLTAGHVDAVWRERSVLFGCIVGVVIIVALFSVSTAPDSIHTIGEVGLAVIFANMVAVLRFPHAVVYTAIAFLSSCAAFFIRQDIPSGLSLALLLQVFTACAYSLYGNYLSERRRALDYLMTLSAKQRAERAETEGLKLRDLARRDALTGLPNRRALDDTFRDWFQGPDPVTIMMVDLDHFKEFNDRFGHQAGDECLRQIGQVLQAATSDEGMFAARYGGEEFAVVIRNVERNAAQRFAHALVCAVESMAIEHPCGPGGVVTVSVGLAFRDKNDSVAEVLAAADRALYWAKYRGRNRFEITSEPVVFEEAVVQGRAIRDALTG from the coding sequence GTGAATAGTCTGCATGGTGCACCGCCGAAGATAACGGTGGGCGATCAGCGTTATCGTCTGGATCGGTGGCTGCGTCTGCCTCAATCGGTCGTGCCGCAATTCGAGAAGGAATATGGCGCCGAGCGCGTGGCCCATCTGCGCAAGACGGTTCTGCTCGGGCTGCTGCTCTATAATTGCTATAATCTGGTCGACCACATTCTGCTGCCGGATATCGGCTGGATCGCGCCGGCCTTGCGGTCGCTTGTTCTGACATCCGCGGGGTTTCTGATTTTTTTGACGGCTGGGCACGTCGACGCGGTCTGGCGGGAACGCTCGGTCCTTTTCGGCTGTATCGTCGGCGTCGTCATCATCGTCGCATTATTCAGCGTGAGTACCGCGCCCGATTCCATTCACACGATAGGGGAGGTGGGGCTGGCGGTCATTTTCGCCAATATGGTGGCGGTTCTGCGCTTTCCGCACGCTGTGGTTTACACCGCGATCGCTTTTCTCTCCTCCTGTGCAGCATTCTTCATTAGGCAGGATATTCCCTCCGGTCTATCTCTCGCCCTTTTGCTCCAGGTGTTTACGGCCTGCGCCTATTCTCTTTACGGGAATTACCTTTCCGAGCGGCGTCGCGCGCTCGACTACCTCATGACTCTCTCCGCGAAACAGCGGGCGGAGCGCGCCGAGACGGAGGGGCTCAAGCTGCGCGATCTCGCCAGGAGGGACGCGCTGACAGGATTGCCCAATCGTCGCGCGCTCGACGACACGTTCCGTGATTGGTTTCAAGGTCCAGACCCCGTCACGATCATGATGGTCGATCTGGATCATTTCAAAGAGTTCAATGACCGCTTCGGTCATCAGGCCGGCGATGAGTGCCTCAGGCAGATCGGCCAGGTCCTGCAGGCCGCGACCTCAGATGAGGGAATGTTTGCTGCCCGCTATGGCGGAGAAGAGTTCGCCGTCGTCATTCGCAATGTCGAGCGCAACGCCGCGCAACGCTTCGCGCACGCCCTCGTCTGCGCGGTGGAATCCATGGCAATCGAGCATCCTTGCGGTCCAGGCGGTGTCGTGACGGTCAGCGTTGGGCTCGCATTCCGCGACAAAAACGACAGCGTCGCTGAAGTGCTCGCTGCTGCGGACCGGGCGCTCTATTGGGCGAAATACCGTGGGCGGAACCGCTTCGAGATCACCTCCGAGCCCGTCGTTTTCGAAGAAGCCGTTGTGCAAGGCCGTGCCATTCGCGATGCCCTGACCGGTTAG
- a CDS encoding cytochrome-c peroxidase: MKSFTKAILTTSALLLVYGSAARADALRDTAMDYFQPVPATTPAQVDNPVTPEKVELGKALFFDPRVSASGVFSCNSCHNLATGGDDNLETSIGHGWQKGPRNSPTALNAVFNGAQFWDGRAEDLKAQAKGPVQAGVEMANTPENVTAMLKSMPQYVEWFDASFPDSDDTITFDNFAKAIEAFEATLITPAPFDAFLNGDDAALNEEERAGLELFMDKGCASCHAGVNVGGQDYYPFGLIEKPGADILPAGDKGRFAVTETVDDEYVFRAAPLRNVALTAPYFHSGKVWDLKTAVEIMAESQLGEEITDEEATKIVAFLNSLTGEMPEVVYPVLPAETAETPRPSGDVLVEDGNQQKLED; the protein is encoded by the coding sequence ATGAAGTCCTTCACTAAAGCTATTCTCACAACCTCAGCCTTGCTGCTGGTCTATGGGAGCGCCGCGAGGGCAGACGCGTTGCGCGATACCGCGATGGATTATTTCCAGCCGGTGCCGGCAACCACTCCGGCGCAAGTCGACAACCCTGTCACTCCGGAAAAGGTTGAACTGGGCAAGGCCCTGTTTTTCGATCCGCGTGTCTCTGCCTCCGGGGTTTTTTCATGTAACTCCTGCCACAACCTGGCGACGGGCGGCGACGATAACCTTGAAACCTCCATCGGCCACGGTTGGCAGAAGGGCCCCCGAAACTCCCCGACCGCCCTCAATGCTGTCTTCAATGGAGCGCAGTTCTGGGATGGCCGGGCCGAAGACCTGAAAGCACAGGCCAAGGGTCCGGTTCAGGCTGGTGTCGAAATGGCCAATACGCCGGAAAACGTCACGGCGATGCTGAAATCGATGCCGCAATATGTCGAATGGTTCGACGCATCCTTCCCGGATAGCGATGACACCATCACGTTCGACAATTTTGCCAAGGCGATTGAGGCTTTCGAAGCTACCTTGATCACGCCGGCGCCTTTCGATGCGTTTCTGAACGGCGATGATGCCGCTCTGAACGAGGAGGAGCGGGCTGGTCTGGAACTCTTCATGGATAAGGGGTGTGCCTCGTGCCACGCCGGCGTCAATGTCGGCGGTCAGGACTACTATCCGTTCGGCCTTATCGAGAAGCCCGGTGCGGATATCCTACCGGCTGGCGACAAGGGCCGGTTCGCAGTGACCGAGACGGTCGATGACGAATACGTCTTCCGTGCCGCTCCGCTTCGCAATGTCGCACTGACCGCGCCCTATTTCCATTCCGGCAAGGTGTGGGATCTCAAGACAGCGGTCGAAATCATGGCCGAGTCTCAGCTGGGTGAGGAAATCACCGACGAGGAAGCCACCAAGATTGTGGCATTCCTGAATTCGCTGACGGGCGAGATGCCGGAAGTCGTCTATCCGGTCCTGCCCGCCGAGACGGCAGAGACGCCACGGCCCTCAGGCGATGTCCTTGTCGAGGACGGCAACCAGCAGAAGCTGGAAGATTAA
- the preA gene encoding NAD-dependent dihydropyrimidine dehydrogenase subunit PreA, with translation MADISTNFLGIQSPNPFWLASAPPTDKQYNVERAFEAGWGGVVWKTLGEAGPPVVNVNGPRYGAIHGGDRRLLGLNNIELITDRDLEVNLREMTETKKKWPDRVIIASLMVPCEEAAWKAILKRVEETGCDGIELNFGCPHGMSERGMGSAVGQVPEYIEMVARWCKENTDLPVIVKLTPNITDIRKPAEAAKRGGADAVSLINTINSITAIDLDDFAPQPTIDGKGSHGGYCGPAVKPIALSMVSEIARNPETQGLPISGIGGITTWRDAAEFIALGCGTVQVCTAAMTYGFHIVQEMIAGLSNYMDEKGYASIEDFRGRAVPNVTDWQYLNLKYVTKAKIDQDLCIKCGRCHIACEDTSHQAITHMVDGVRHFEVIDEECVGCNLCVNVCPVENCISMEQISGIDPRTGKPANDGYANWTTHPNNPSAKTSGEAVQFTPNAAE, from the coding sequence ATGGCTGACATCTCTACCAATTTTCTCGGCATCCAGTCGCCCAATCCGTTCTGGCTCGCCTCCGCTCCGCCGACAGACAAGCAATATAATGTCGAGCGCGCTTTCGAAGCGGGATGGGGCGGTGTTGTCTGGAAGACGCTTGGCGAGGCCGGCCCGCCAGTCGTCAATGTAAACGGCCCGCGCTACGGCGCCATTCACGGCGGCGACCGCCGGCTTCTCGGCCTCAACAATATCGAGCTCATCACCGACCGGGATCTGGAGGTGAATCTGCGGGAGATGACCGAGACGAAGAAGAAATGGCCGGATCGGGTGATTATCGCGTCTCTCATGGTGCCATGCGAAGAAGCGGCGTGGAAGGCGATCCTGAAGCGCGTTGAGGAGACTGGCTGCGATGGCATCGAGCTCAATTTCGGCTGCCCTCACGGAATGAGCGAGCGCGGCATGGGCTCGGCCGTTGGACAGGTGCCCGAATATATTGAGATGGTCGCGCGCTGGTGCAAGGAAAACACCGACCTGCCAGTCATCGTGAAGCTGACGCCGAACATTACCGACATCCGCAAACCGGCCGAAGCCGCCAAACGCGGCGGCGCGGACGCCGTCAGCCTCATCAATACGATCAATTCGATCACCGCGATCGATCTGGACGATTTCGCGCCGCAGCCCACCATCGATGGCAAGGGCAGCCATGGCGGCTATTGCGGGCCTGCGGTGAAGCCCATCGCGCTGTCGATGGTCTCGGAAATCGCCCGCAACCCCGAAACGCAGGGTTTGCCGATCTCGGGCATAGGTGGCATCACCACATGGCGCGATGCGGCGGAGTTCATCGCTCTTGGATGCGGAACGGTTCAGGTCTGTACGGCCGCCATGACCTATGGCTTCCATATCGTGCAAGAGATGATAGCGGGCCTTTCCAACTATATGGACGAGAAGGGTTACGCCTCGATCGAAGACTTCCGCGGCCGCGCCGTCCCGAACGTCACGGACTGGCAGTATCTCAACCTCAAATACGTTACCAAAGCCAAGATCGACCAGGACCTCTGCATCAAATGCGGCCGCTGCCACATCGCCTGTGAAGACACCTCGCATCAGGCGATCACTCACATGGTCGATGGCGTCCGCCATTTCGAGGTGATCGACGAGGAGTGTGTCGGTTGCAATCTGTGCGTCAATGTCTGCCCGGTGGAGAACTGCATTTCGATGGAGCAGATATCAGGCATCGATCCGCGCACCGGCAAACCAGCCAATGACGGCTACGCCAACTGGACGACCCACCCTAACAACCCGTCCGCCAAGACGAGCGGGGAAGCGGTGCAATTTACGCCGAATGCGGCGGAGTAA
- a CDS encoding NAD(P)-dependent oxidoreductase, with the protein MSVERRGNTISGGRLPPERLRENFRDLHAPLTAHEAAVEADRCYFCYDAPCMTACPTSIDIPLFIREIAADNPKGAAKTIFSANIFGAMCARVCPTETLCEEVCVREVAEEKPVRIGMLQRYATDHLMETTTEHPFSRAAETGKRIAVVGAGPAGLSCAHRLATHGHTVTVFEARQKPGGLNEYGIAAYKATNNIAQAEVEWLLGIGGITIDAGKALGRDIHLKDLAADYDAVFLGMGLAGVNALTAEGATSEGSSDAVGWIADLRQTTDMTQVPVGEKVVVIGGGMTAVDAAVQAKNLGAEDVTIAYRRGKDAMSASEYEQEIAATRGVQLRYNLQPKRILAEEGHVTGITFEKTASDGNGKLVATGEEVTMEADQIFKAIGQSFMPDGVAAEGAALTLESGRIAVDGERRTSMAKVWAGGDCVAGGEDLTVVAVEDGKIAAESINAALGA; encoded by the coding sequence ATGAGCGTCGAGCGTCGTGGCAACACCATTTCGGGCGGACGCCTGCCGCCCGAGCGATTGCGCGAGAACTTTCGCGATCTCCATGCGCCACTGACCGCGCACGAAGCGGCCGTCGAAGCCGATCGCTGCTATTTCTGCTACGATGCGCCGTGCATGACGGCCTGCCCGACAAGCATCGACATTCCGCTTTTCATTCGCGAAATCGCGGCCGACAATCCGAAGGGCGCGGCGAAGACGATCTTCAGCGCCAATATTTTCGGCGCGATGTGCGCACGGGTCTGCCCGACAGAGACGCTTTGCGAAGAGGTCTGTGTGCGCGAGGTCGCCGAAGAGAAGCCGGTCCGGATCGGAATGCTTCAGCGATATGCCACCGACCATCTGATGGAAACGACGACTGAACATCCGTTCAGCCGCGCGGCTGAGACCGGCAAACGGATCGCGGTGGTCGGTGCGGGGCCTGCGGGCCTCTCCTGTGCGCACCGGCTGGCCACCCACGGCCACACTGTCACCGTGTTCGAGGCCAGGCAAAAGCCAGGCGGCCTCAACGAATACGGCATCGCAGCCTACAAGGCGACGAACAATATCGCCCAGGCCGAGGTGGAATGGCTACTCGGCATCGGCGGCATCACGATCGACGCCGGCAAGGCGCTGGGCCGCGACATCCACCTGAAAGATCTGGCCGCGGACTACGATGCCGTTTTTCTCGGCATGGGCCTTGCGGGCGTCAACGCGCTGACAGCCGAAGGCGCAACCAGCGAAGGATCGTCCGACGCGGTGGGCTGGATCGCCGACCTGCGCCAGACGACCGATATGACGCAGGTGCCGGTCGGAGAAAAGGTCGTTGTCATCGGCGGCGGCATGACGGCGGTCGATGCCGCGGTTCAGGCCAAAAATCTTGGTGCCGAGGACGTGACCATTGCATATCGGCGCGGCAAGGATGCCATGAGCGCCTCCGAATATGAGCAGGAGATCGCGGCCACACGAGGCGTCCAGCTTCGCTATAATCTGCAGCCGAAGCGCATTCTGGCCGAAGAGGGCCACGTCACCGGTATTACTTTCGAGAAGACGGCGTCCGACGGTAACGGCAAGCTCGTCGCGACGGGTGAAGAGGTCACGATGGAAGCAGACCAGATCTTCAAGGCCATCGGCCAGAGCTTCATGCCCGATGGCGTGGCCGCCGAAGGTGCCGCGTTGACACTTGAGAGCGGCCGCATCGCAGTCGACGGCGAACGCAGGACCTCCATGGCCAAGGTCTGGGCCGGCGGCGATTGCGTGGCTGGGGGCGAAGACCTGACGGTCGTTGCAGTAGAGGATGGCAAGATCGCCGCCGAAAGCATCAACGCAGCCCTCGGCGCGTGA